One Littorina saxatilis isolate snail1 linkage group LG12, US_GU_Lsax_2.0, whole genome shotgun sequence genomic region harbors:
- the LOC138983272 gene encoding uncharacterized protein produces MTMCSLKSGVLKRVVYCSLKSGVLKRVVYCSLKSGVLKRGVYCRVLKRGVYCSLKSGVLKRA; encoded by the exons ATGACCATGTGCAG TCTGAAATCAGGAGTCTTGAAAAGGGTGGTCTACTGTAGTCTGAAATCAGGAGTCTTGAAAAGGGTGGTCTACTGTAGTCTGAAATCAggagtcttgaaaaggggggtcTACTGTA gagtcttgaaaaggggggtcTACTGTAGTCTGAAATCAGGAGTCTTGAAAAGG GCCTGA